The following are from one region of the bacterium genome:
- a CDS encoding transposase, translating into MAEDSRLSAKVKGQITRFARRLGAGLTKPDRRLVTEMLYGIQAGKDVKISNIARALNEPIALIKTEDRLCRRLATHDLTHHVNRWLSREGAFAVTDDTVLAVDLGDIRKTYAKAMEHLAYVHDGSQHGEIVPGYWLTEIVAAHPYGDRVIPMYGELYSVEAPLFRSENEQILQSIFRVMAATKGRGIVAIDRGGDRCELLIPLLDKGIRFVIRERGDRHVLLSGERRYAVATAVRRCRAEVEREVEIEKEGCRRRYTLRLGSLPVRMPERPNVPLWLVVIYGFGQEPIILLTNIAPSSDREHAVWIGDVYLTRWKCEETYRFLKQGYNLEDVRVRGYTALRNVYALLNAVLYFVSVVIGTRAKLRLLFRELCVRAKRFFEIAAFYQYAVADGIYRLLFASRGGIAPPGPPADPGQLCLFAAG; encoded by the coding sequence ATGGCGGAGGATAGCAGACTGAGCGCAAAGGTGAAGGGCCAAATCACACGGTTTGCGAGGCGGCTTGGCGCCGGGTTGACGAAACCCGACCGGCGACTTGTGACCGAAATGCTCTACGGCATCCAGGCTGGTAAGGATGTCAAGATCTCGAATATCGCCAGAGCACTGAACGAACCGATCGCACTGATCAAGACCGAGGATCGTCTATGTCGACGGCTGGCAACTCATGATCTTACCCATCACGTGAACCGTTGGCTGAGCCGTGAGGGCGCGTTCGCGGTCACCGATGACACCGTGCTGGCTGTCGATCTTGGAGATATTCGCAAGACATACGCGAAGGCAATGGAACATCTGGCGTACGTGCACGATGGCAGTCAGCATGGCGAGATCGTGCCGGGTTACTGGCTCACTGAAATCGTCGCAGCGCATCCGTACGGGGATCGGGTTATCCCGATGTACGGCGAGTTGTACTCGGTGGAAGCGCCCCTGTTTCGTAGCGAGAACGAACAGATCTTGCAGTCCATCTTCCGGGTCATGGCGGCGACAAAGGGCCGGGGCATCGTGGCGATTGACCGCGGAGGTGACCGCTGCGAGTTGCTGATTCCCTTGCTAGACAAGGGGATTCGCTTCGTCATCAGAGAACGCGGCGACCGCCACGTGTTGTTGTCAGGGGAGAGGCGCTACGCCGTAGCCACGGCGGTCCGTCGTTGCCGAGCCGAGGTCGAGCGCGAGGTTGAGATCGAGAAGGAAGGCTGTCGGCGACGTTACACGCTACGCCTGGGATCGCTACCCGTGCGCATGCCAGAGCGCCCCAACGTGCCGCTATGGCTAGTGGTGATCTACGGCTTTGGACAAGAGCCAATCATATTGTTGACGAACATCGCGCCGTCGTCTGATCGCGAGCACGCGGTATGGATAGGCGACGTGTATTTGACGCGGTGGAAGTGCGAGGAGACGTATCGATTCCTGAAGCAAGGTTACAATCTGGAAGATGTCCGCGTGCGTGGGTACACGGCACTGCGCAATGTGTATGCATTATTGAACGCGGTCTTGTATTTCGTGAGTGTGGTGATCGGGACGCGGGCAAAGCTCAGGTTGTTGTTCCGCGAGCTGTGCGTAAGGGCGAAGCGCTTCTTTGAAATCGCGGCGTTTTACCAGTACGCTGTGGCTGACGGGATCTATCGACTGTTGTTCGCCTCGCGGGGAGGTATAGCGCCACCAGGGCCACCCGCGGACCCGGGCCAACTTTGCCTTTTTGCGGCAGGGTAG
- a CDS encoding sodium:proton antiporter: MESSPSRPAPSPSRQAALIGLVLALALVVAWSPPAGAQHDEQADPGAHAEAAHAQAEEADHSGEADDHHSPALGARLPLWSVLPFAGILLSIAVFPLVAPHFWHRHFPKVSAFWALAFALPFLIAYRTEAVQSILHIYLIDYIPFIILLWALFSISGGIYVGGSLLGTPAVNVVLLLIGTVLASWIGTTGAAMVMIRPLLRANGWRRRKVHVIVFFIFLVANIGGSLTPLGDPPLFLGFLHGVPFFWVTKALLPHMLLVVALLLGVFFAIDSYWFRKEEEPAPDDGQGEGIRIEGLHNLLFLLGVMGGVIFSGSVKLTSLAVYGHVHVELQNILKDAFLVLMGILSLRTTARVIREKNEFSWFPIQEVAYLFAGIFMTIVPALAILKVGSQGALAGLIEFVKTPVHYFWVTGGLSSFLDNAPTYLTFFNTALGGFGMPEAAVPGMLGHLDEAARNPAFIKDLTAISAGAVFMGAMTYIGNAPNFMVKSIAEEAGIPMPSFFGYLLKYSLPILVPVFVIVTFVFFA; this comes from the coding sequence ATGGAATCGAGCCCCTCGAGACCGGCCCCGTCGCCCTCCCGCCAGGCGGCCTTGATCGGCCTGGTCCTGGCCCTGGCCCTCGTGGTGGCCTGGTCGCCGCCCGCCGGCGCCCAGCACGACGAGCAGGCCGACCCGGGCGCCCACGCCGAGGCGGCCCACGCCCAAGCCGAGGAGGCCGACCACTCCGGCGAGGCCGACGACCATCACAGCCCGGCCCTCGGCGCCCGCCTGCCCCTGTGGAGCGTCTTGCCCTTCGCGGGCATCCTGCTGTCGATCGCCGTCTTCCCGCTGGTGGCGCCGCACTTCTGGCACCGGCACTTCCCGAAGGTGTCGGCCTTCTGGGCCCTGGCCTTCGCGCTGCCCTTCCTGATCGCCTACCGGACCGAGGCGGTGCAGTCGATCCTGCACATCTACCTGATCGACTACATACCGTTCATCATCCTGCTCTGGGCCCTGTTCTCGATCTCGGGCGGCATCTACGTGGGCGGCAGCCTGCTGGGTACGCCCGCGGTCAACGTGGTGCTGCTGCTGATCGGCACCGTCCTGGCCTCCTGGATCGGCACCACGGGCGCCGCCATGGTCATGATCCGTCCCCTGCTGCGCGCCAACGGCTGGCGCCGGCGCAAGGTGCACGTGATCGTCTTCTTCATCTTCCTGGTGGCCAACATCGGCGGCTCGCTGACGCCCCTGGGCGATCCGCCGCTGTTCCTGGGCTTCCTGCACGGCGTGCCTTTCTTCTGGGTGACCAAGGCCCTGCTGCCGCACATGCTCCTGGTAGTAGCGCTCCTGCTGGGCGTCTTCTTCGCCATCGACAGCTACTGGTTCCGCAAGGAGGAGGAACCCGCACCGGACGACGGCCAGGGCGAGGGCATCAGGATCGAAGGGCTGCACAACCTCCTGTTCCTGCTGGGCGTGATGGGCGGCGTGATCTTCTCGGGATCGGTCAAGCTGACGTCGCTCGCCGTGTACGGGCACGTCCACGTGGAGCTGCAGAACATCCTGAAGGACGCTTTCCTGGTCCTGATGGGAATCCTGTCCCTGCGCACGACGGCCCGGGTGATCCGGGAGAAGAACGAGTTCAGCTGGTTCCCCATCCAGGAAGTCGCGTACCTCTTCGCCGGCATCTTCATGACGATCGTACCGGCGCTGGCCATCCTGAAGGTGGGCAGCCAGGGAGCGCTGGCCGGGCTGATCGAGTTCGTCAAGACTCCCGTGCACTACTTCTGGGTGACCGGCGGACTGTCGAGCTTCCTGGACAACGCGCCCACTTACCTGACCTTCTTCAACACGGCGCTGGGCGGCTTCGGCATGCCCGAGGCGGCCGTGCCGGGCATGCTCGGCCATCTGGACGAGGCTGCGCGCAACCCGGCCTTCATCAAGGACCTGACGGCCATCTCCGCCGGCGCGGTCTTCATGGGGGCCATGACCTACATCGGCAACGCCCCCAACTTCATGGTCAAATCGATCGCGGAGGAGGCGGGCATTCCGATGCCGAGCTTCTTCGGCTACCTGCTGAAATATTCGCTGCCGATCCTGGTGCCGGTCTTCGTGATCGTCACCTTCGTCTTCTTCGCCTAG